In Helianthus annuus cultivar XRQ/B chromosome 9, HanXRQr2.0-SUNRISE, whole genome shotgun sequence, the following are encoded in one genomic region:
- the LOC110879244 gene encoding AAA-ATPase ASD, mitochondrial yields the protein MNKFNMADMLGHLGSLLASVMFVWAIIQQYFPYNVRNFFEKYSQRFLTLFYPYIQITFNEFTGERFKRSEAYSAIETYLGKTTSMQAKRLKADVIKNNTQPLSLSMDDHEEVADDFNGVKVYWSSGKNILKTQSFSFYPTTDEKRYYKLTFHKRHREMILGEYLQHVLKEGRDIKVKTRMRKLYTNNGSQWSHVVFEHPASFQTLAMDPVMKQEIIDDLTTFSNGEEFYNRIGRAWKRGYLLYGPPGTGKSTMIAAMANFLCYDIYDLELTAVKDNTELRRLLIETSSKSIIVIEDIDCSMDLTGQRKKEVKEEEEESDPKKPIKPPENEGKTSKVTLSGLLNFVDGLWSACGGDRLIVFTTNHVEKLDPALIRRGRMDKHIELSYCGFEAFKVLAKNYLCIQTHDLFERISELLGEVEMTPADVAENLMPKTSPPDTERCLKSLIGALEAAKAEAERKKLEEEEEKKKELLAVKAGEVKVVNMVENGEAKVANLVENGSNGSV from the coding sequence ATGAACAAATTCAACATGGCAGACATGTTAGGACACTTAGGTTCACTTCTAGCTAGTGTCATGTTCGTTTGGGCCATCATCCAACAATACTTCCCATACAACGTCCGAAACTTTTTCGAAAAATACTCTCAACGTTTCCTAACCCTCTTCTACCCTTACATCCAAATCACCTTCAACGAATTCACCGGCGAGCGCTTCAAACGCAGCGAAGCCTACTCCGCCATCGAAACCTACCTCGGCAAGACCACTTCAATGCAAGCCAAACGACTCAAAGCCGACGTTATCAAAAACAACACGCAACCACTCTCTTTATCCATGGACGATCATGAAGAAGTGGCGGATGACTTTAACGGCGTCAAAGTTTACTGGTCTTCCGGTAAAAACATACTCAAGACCCAGtcgttttcattttaccctaccACAGATGAAAAAAGATATTACAAGTTAACCTTTCACAAACGCCATCGTGAAATGATTCTCGGTGAATACTTACAACATGTTTTGAAAGAAGGTAGAGACATTAAAGTGAAAACCCGAATGAGAAAGCTTTACACTAACAACGGATCTCAATGGAGCCATGTTGTGTTTGAGCATCCAGCTTCGTTTCAAACCCTAGCTATGGATCCTGTGATGAAACAGGAGATAATTGATGATTTGACAACCTTTAGTAACGGTGAAGAGTTTTATAACCGAATCGGTCGGGCATGGAAGAGAGGTTACCTTCTTTACGGTCCACCAGGGACCGGTAAATCCACCATGATCGCCGCCATGGCGAATTTCTTATGCTACGATATATACGACCTCGAACTCACAGCTGTCAAGGACAACACGGAGCTTAGAAGATTGTTGATAGAGACGTCGAGTAAGTCGATTATTGTGATTGAAGATATCGATTGTTCGATGGATCTTACCGGACAGAGGAAGAAAGAGGTGAAGGAAGAGGAGGAGGAGAGTGACCCGAAGAAACCGATAAAGCCACCTGAGAATGAAGGGAAAACTAGTAAGGTTACGTTATCCGGTTTGTTGAATTTTGTTGATGGGTTGTGGTCAGCTTGTGGTGGAGATAGATTGATTGTTTTTACTACTAATCATGTTGAGAAGCTGGATCCTGCATTGATTAGGAGAGGCAGGATGGATAAGCATATTGAGTTGTCTTATTGCGGGTTCGAGGCGTTTAAGGTATTGGCGAAGAATTATTTATGTATCCAAACGCATGACTTGTTTGAGAGGATTAGTGAATTGTTGGGAGAAGTTGAGATGACTCCGGCGGATGTGGCGGAGAATTTGATGCCGAAGACCAGCCCGCCGGATACCGAAAGGTGCTTGAAGAGTTTGATAGGAGCTCTGGAAGCTGCTAAAGCGGAGGCTGAACGGAAAAAGcttgaggaagaagaggaaaagaagaaagagtTGCTGGCGGTAAAGGCGGGCGAGGTTAAGGTTGTGAATATGGTTGAAAACGGCGAGGCGAAGGTTGCGAATTTGGTTGAAAACGGGTCGAATGGAAGCGTGTAA